The Lysinibacillus pakistanensis genome includes a window with the following:
- a CDS encoding HAD family hydrolase has protein sequence MILFTSDLDRTLIYSKRMMEMFPPNTETMVVERKADKDMSMMTNATAALLQQVHQQTLFVPVTTRALHEYQRIHFINDLCPTFAITSNGGTILEKGQPYDKWTKTLCRRIEESSIPREDMLKLFQTIKSDAWLQRSFYIDDLFYVHHVDIEVLRQDELNAIIQEFDAHGWYVLLQGKKLYFMPKVLTKEAAIDYMKEFCTYDVHIAAGDSIMDYGMLSIADLAFTPNHGDLKDKQPNVLPNTTYSIHNGEAFTKDLLEAVLQIATQQTVV, from the coding sequence ATGATACTATTTACATCAGATTTAGATAGAACACTTATTTATTCTAAACGTATGATGGAGATGTTTCCGCCAAATACAGAGACAATGGTAGTTGAGCGGAAGGCTGATAAAGACATGAGCATGATGACAAATGCAACAGCAGCTTTATTGCAGCAGGTGCATCAGCAAACACTATTTGTACCTGTTACGACAAGAGCATTGCATGAATATCAGAGAATACATTTTATTAATGACTTGTGCCCTACTTTTGCAATTACAAGCAACGGGGGTACAATATTAGAAAAAGGTCAGCCATATGACAAATGGACGAAAACATTATGTAGACGAATTGAAGAATCCTCCATTCCACGAGAGGATATGTTAAAACTATTTCAAACAATAAAATCCGATGCATGGCTTCAACGTTCTTTCTATATAGATGATCTTTTTTATGTACATCATGTAGATATTGAAGTTTTACGCCAAGATGAATTAAATGCAATAATTCAAGAGTTTGACGCTCATGGCTGGTACGTTCTTCTACAAGGTAAAAAATTGTATTTTATGCCCAAGGTACTGACAAAGGAAGCGGCTATAGATTATATGAAGGAATTTTGTACATACGATGTGCATATAGCAGCAGGCGATTCTATTATGGATTACGGAATGCTATCAATAGCTGATTTAGCATTTACACCGAATCATGGAGATTTAAAGGATAAACAGCCAAATGTTCTACCAAATACAACCTACTCAATTCATAATGGTGAAGCATTTACAAAAGATTTGCTAGAAGCCGTTTTACAAATTGCTACACAACAAACGGTAGTTTAG
- a CDS encoding YceG family protein has protein sequence MQTITIQSVLERNPDDWLQAFQDSPKNRAFYEETSQQITFSRIAVRVLGVPIEEDDYFNSLFTMSQTKSIHILSEELNKNIEQKDFQAIQTILEQHQQTPKGLSINRLVAMMYGYQLIPKHDDSVMNRHLQLATIKIVELFQQQQSLGLLANDFRRFLIDMVKWLKNHWIQWTKAMKPTDDFPKVVWYGETTVSQRYFLLLLMELGCDVLIFHPAKIDEFAEIDPTDSFSISYLYASETTLQPFPDKLRDRQATVGYRSSQHFEQLMHDQQSGIFKPWQFKDLMPRSLTLRMTYDDIFIYSKEKAMVRPKFEVIGDEIIIPVIFAKISGVSSRREEYWHYMHQLLASPQTVFVQEFPYSKTSKANFHFHYKHCLVNGELSVERIMQSDWWQYGELPLELQRAISYTIKASCEQPMLKQQSNETLYDLQLFLFKQMTMIPQDILRLLQNFDYSQEVPKLVLYQAPQQPALSREDIALLAFLNRFGMDIVFYNPTGKLDLERHLLEDSYDVHRLEHMLFDLPYEEPKQQKSAPDKIIKKLFNRFF, from the coding sequence ATGCAAACAATCACAATTCAATCAGTGTTGGAGCGAAATCCTGATGATTGGCTACAGGCGTTTCAAGATTCACCGAAGAATCGTGCATTTTATGAGGAAACATCACAACAAATAACGTTTAGCCGAATTGCAGTACGTGTATTAGGAGTGCCAATTGAAGAGGATGATTATTTCAATTCATTATTTACCATGTCACAAACCAAAAGTATTCATATTTTAAGTGAAGAATTAAATAAAAATATTGAACAAAAAGACTTTCAGGCTATACAAACGATTTTAGAACAACATCAGCAAACACCTAAAGGGCTGTCTATTAATCGATTAGTTGCAATGATGTATGGGTATCAATTAATACCTAAGCATGATGATAGTGTAATGAACCGACATTTACAGCTAGCAACCATTAAAATTGTCGAGCTTTTTCAGCAACAACAATCATTAGGTCTACTTGCTAATGATTTTCGCCGTTTTTTAATTGATATGGTGAAGTGGTTAAAAAACCATTGGATTCAATGGACAAAGGCAATGAAGCCGACAGATGATTTTCCTAAGGTTGTGTGGTATGGGGAGACGACTGTTAGTCAGCGTTATTTTCTATTATTGCTAATGGAGCTAGGTTGTGACGTATTAATTTTTCATCCAGCTAAAATAGATGAATTTGCAGAGATCGATCCTACAGATTCTTTTTCAATCAGTTATTTGTATGCAAGTGAAACAACTTTACAGCCATTTCCTGACAAGCTTCGTGATCGTCAGGCAACTGTAGGCTATCGTTCGAGTCAGCATTTTGAACAATTAATGCATGATCAGCAATCAGGAATTTTTAAGCCTTGGCAATTTAAAGATCTTATGCCACGCTCCTTAACACTAAGAATGACCTATGATGATATTTTTATTTATTCGAAAGAGAAGGCCATGGTTCGACCGAAATTTGAAGTTATTGGGGATGAGATAATCATTCCAGTAATATTTGCAAAAATTAGTGGGGTTTCGAGCCGACGTGAAGAATACTGGCACTATATGCATCAATTACTGGCAAGTCCGCAAACCGTTTTTGTGCAGGAGTTCCCTTATTCAAAAACGAGCAAGGCCAACTTCCATTTTCACTATAAACATTGCTTAGTAAATGGAGAGCTATCAGTGGAACGCATTATGCAAAGTGATTGGTGGCAGTACGGGGAATTACCATTGGAGCTACAGCGTGCAATTTCTTATACGATAAAAGCTTCATGTGAGCAACCCATGTTAAAACAACAGTCAAATGAGACTTTATATGATTTACAGTTATTTTTATTTAAACAGATGACGATGATTCCTCAGGATATACTGCGATTACTACAAAACTTTGACTACTCTCAAGAGGTACCAAAACTTGTATTATATCAAGCGCCACAGCAGCCTGCTTTATCACGTGAGGACATTGCATTACTGGCGTTTTTAAATCGCTTTGGTATGGATATTGTATTTTATAACCCGACAGGCAAACTAGATTTAGAAAGGCACTTACTAGAGGATTCATATGATGTACACCGTTTAGAGCATATGCTATTTGACTTGCCCTATGAAGAACCAAAGCAGCAAAAATCTGCACCAGATAAAATCATTAAAAAGCTCTTTAATCGTTTTTTCTGA
- a CDS encoding toxic anion resistance protein, with product MSNNPTTIEQLTVETAEAVKQQLWENTEVQQIANQINIKNQQDLMELGREPATKLAKFADQILDLITQSASYESNELFKRLEALMLTFDKKDFAEPKGFFKKLFARKAKNDDDLFAKYNVLSRDIEKIHYQFVLMEEELAKDNRVLARLYNEDLMFYLELEKYIVAADMKLHEVQTTLIPMYEKQSEAGNQVAKMELNRLQAIAELLQQKIDELEKSRMVAILTAPQIEMLRNGNSELIEQINGAFVKTIPVFKMGIMNAVNERRQQLQSQSALAFENRVKQFGGASNEAVQLSTALAQQSETTQTLEEIWDTIIEGITNYRKLHGELTAQRKVSETQLMALRT from the coding sequence ATGTCAAATAACCCTACGACAATTGAACAATTGACAGTGGAAACAGCAGAAGCCGTCAAACAACAATTATGGGAAAATACAGAGGTACAGCAAATTGCTAATCAGATTAATATAAAAAATCAGCAGGACTTAATGGAGTTGGGCAGAGAGCCAGCTACAAAATTAGCAAAATTCGCAGATCAAATTTTAGACTTAATCACCCAATCAGCATCCTATGAGTCAAATGAATTATTTAAGCGGCTTGAAGCCTTAATGTTGACATTTGATAAAAAAGATTTTGCTGAGCCAAAGGGCTTCTTCAAGAAACTATTTGCACGTAAAGCGAAAAATGATGATGATTTATTTGCGAAATATAATGTACTCAGTAGAGATATTGAAAAAATTCATTATCAATTTGTGCTTATGGAGGAGGAATTAGCAAAAGATAATCGAGTCCTGGCCCGGTTATATAATGAGGATTTGATGTTTTATCTGGAGCTAGAAAAATATATTGTCGCAGCAGATATGAAATTACATGAAGTACAAACAACCCTAATACCTATGTATGAAAAACAAAGTGAGGCGGGCAATCAAGTGGCAAAAATGGAGCTTAATCGTTTGCAAGCAATTGCCGAGTTGCTTCAACAGAAAATAGATGAGTTAGAGAAATCACGTATGGTTGCCATTTTAACAGCCCCGCAAATTGAGATGCTGCGCAATGGAAATAGTGAATTGATAGAACAAATTAATGGTGCTTTTGTTAAGACCATCCCTGTATTCAAAATGGGGATAATGAATGCAGTGAATGAAAGGCGGCAGCAATTACAGAGTCAGTCAGCATTAGCTTTTGAAAACCGTGTGAAGCAATTTGGAGGAGCCAGTAATGAAGCAGTTCAATTGAGCACTGCTCTAGCTCAGCAATCTGAAACAACACAAACACTTGAGGAAATATGGGATACGATTATAGAAGGTATTACTAATTATCGTAAGCTTCATGGAGAATTAACAGCGCAGCGTAAGGTATCAGAGACACAGCTGATGGCATTAAGGACGTGA
- a CDS encoding YgzB family protein: protein MKPYKNKINKIRSFALALIFIGFIVMYGGIFFKNNPILVLIFMTLGVLCIIGSTVVYAWIGLLSTRAVQVECPNCHKHTKVLGRVDMCMYCNEPLTLDPTLEGKEFDQSYNRTKKS, encoded by the coding sequence ATGAAACCTTATAAAAATAAAATTAATAAAATTCGTTCATTTGCATTAGCTCTTATTTTTATTGGCTTTATCGTTATGTATGGAGGAATTTTCTTTAAAAACAATCCTATTCTCGTCTTAATTTTTATGACTCTCGGTGTTCTGTGCATCATCGGCAGTACAGTTGTATATGCTTGGATTGGACTTCTTTCAACTCGAGCAGTTCAAGTAGAATGTCCTAATTGCCATAAACACACAAAAGTTTTAGGTCGTGTAGATATGTGTATGTACTGTAATGAGCCATTAACATTAGATCCAACTTTAGAAGGAAAAGAATTTGACCAATCTTATAATAGGACAAAAAAATCCTAG
- the bcp gene encoding thioredoxin-dependent thiol peroxidase — MTLIEGKKAPDFSLINEKGETVRLADFRGQNVIVYFYPKDMTPGCTTEACDFRDKHEDFSQLNAVVLGISPDDAKKHTKFIDKHGLPFSLLVDEDHAVAEAYGVWVLKKMYGREYMGIERSTFLIDTEGNLMKAWRKVRVKNHIEEVYTYLAEWEATK, encoded by the coding sequence GTGACTTTAATAGAAGGAAAAAAAGCGCCAGATTTTTCTCTTATAAATGAAAAAGGAGAGACGGTAAGGTTAGCAGATTTCAGAGGACAAAATGTAATAGTCTATTTTTATCCTAAAGATATGACACCAGGATGCACAACTGAGGCATGTGATTTTCGTGATAAGCATGAGGATTTTAGCCAACTAAATGCAGTTGTGCTCGGTATCAGTCCTGACGATGCAAAAAAGCATACCAAATTTATAGATAAGCATGGGCTCCCATTCTCCCTTCTTGTGGATGAGGATCATGCAGTTGCGGAGGCATATGGCGTATGGGTGTTGAAGAAGATGTATGGACGTGAGTATATGGGAATAGAACGCTCAACATTTTTAATTGATACAGAGGGGAATCTTATGAAGGCTTGGCGCAAGGTACGCGTGAAAAATCACATTGAAGAGGTATATACCTATTTAGCAGAATGGGAGGCGACAAAATGA
- a CDS encoding glutamate-1-semialdehyde 2,1-aminomutase: MNHTKSEAIHAEALQHIVGGVNSPSRSYKAVGGGSPVAMARGKGAYFWDVDGNRYIDYLAAYGPIVTGHGHPHIAKAITHAAENGTLFGTPTEYEVTFAKMLKEAIPSMDKVRFNNSGTEAVMTTIRVARAYTGRTKIMKFAGCYHGHFDLVLVAAGSGPATLGTPDSAGVTNSTAEEVITVPFNNPDAFTEAMDKWGEQIAAILIEPIVGNFGIVEPNPGFLELVHATAKEKGALTIYDEVITAFRFHYGGAQNLLGLTPDLTALGKVIGGGLPIGAYGGRKEIMDTVAPLGPAYQAGTMAGNPASMQAGIACLEVLQTPGIYDEMDRLGGILENGILAAAKKHGVTITLNRLKGALTIYFTDVKVENYEQAENADGEIFGRFFKLMLNQGINLAPSKYEAWFLTTEHTEADILETIKAVDYAFSQL; this comes from the coding sequence ATGAATCATACAAAATCTGAAGCAATACACGCGGAAGCGCTACAGCATATCGTTGGTGGTGTAAATAGCCCTTCTCGTTCATATAAAGCAGTGGGCGGAGGCTCGCCTGTAGCAATGGCTCGTGGGAAAGGAGCTTACTTCTGGGATGTTGACGGCAATCGTTATATTGACTATCTAGCGGCATATGGACCTATCGTAACTGGACATGGTCACCCACATATTGCGAAGGCTATTACCCATGCCGCTGAAAATGGTACGTTGTTTGGAACCCCGACAGAATACGAGGTTACTTTTGCAAAAATGTTAAAAGAAGCAATACCGTCTATGGATAAAGTGCGTTTTAATAACTCTGGTACAGAAGCTGTAATGACAACTATTCGCGTTGCACGTGCCTATACTGGTCGTACGAAAATAATGAAATTTGCAGGTTGCTATCACGGCCACTTCGATTTAGTATTAGTAGCCGCTGGTTCAGGCCCTGCTACATTAGGAACACCAGACTCAGCAGGTGTAACAAATTCTACTGCTGAGGAAGTAATTACTGTACCTTTTAATAATCCTGATGCCTTTACTGAAGCAATGGATAAATGGGGCGAACAAATTGCCGCTATCTTAATCGAACCAATCGTAGGGAACTTCGGTATTGTTGAGCCAAATCCGGGCTTCCTAGAGCTAGTGCATGCTACTGCAAAAGAAAAAGGAGCATTAACGATTTACGATGAGGTTATCACAGCATTCCGCTTCCATTATGGTGGTGCTCAAAACTTACTTGGACTAACACCTGATCTAACAGCACTTGGGAAAGTTATTGGTGGTGGTTTGCCAATCGGCGCATACGGTGGTCGTAAAGAAATTATGGATACAGTTGCTCCTCTTGGCCCAGCCTACCAAGCAGGTACTATGGCCGGAAACCCTGCATCGATGCAAGCTGGTATTGCCTGCCTAGAAGTGCTACAAACACCAGGGATTTACGATGAAATGGATAGACTAGGTGGAATTTTAGAAAACGGTATTTTAGCCGCAGCTAAAAAGCATGGAGTGACAATTACATTAAATCGTCTTAAAGGGGCACTGACTATTTACTTTACAGATGTGAAAGTAGAAAACTATGAGCAAGCAGAAAACGCTGACGGAGAAATCTTCGGTCGCTTCTTCAAATTAATGCTTAATCAAGGCATCAATCTAGCTCCATCGAAATATGAAGCATGGTTCTTAACAACTGAACATACTGAAGCAGATATTTTGGAAACAATTAAAGCGGTAGACTATGCATTTTCACAACTTTAA
- a CDS encoding nucleotidyltransferase-like protein has product MEQVLRPIYQERASQSNTLGVILVEKRDEQSNVTDTFDTVLLIIVKEAEKPVFTKHYLYEGNKVALHTVTEKLIRKWLLIGSNRKVVDWIFFGRVLFDRNEFLHKLKIELQEFPFSGRKIKTGIQFSKLIRRYLEGKEYFDKGSYLDAYNHVVDSLHHLGRLSIIDSGLYPEVTVWAQVRKIEPAIYKLYEELVSSNEPIEKRLELLFLASEFLIHSRTRDGAQHILEVMESKETWTIQELHDHHELVNYSVDLEVFVEYLVDKGYILVEPIAAKSEMIFHRHYKVNKEALEME; this is encoded by the coding sequence ATGGAGCAAGTTTTGCGTCCAATATACCAGGAACGCGCGAGTCAGTCGAATACATTAGGTGTTATTTTAGTAGAAAAGCGTGATGAACAAAGTAATGTTACAGATACATTTGATACAGTCTTACTTATTATTGTAAAGGAAGCGGAAAAGCCAGTCTTTACGAAACATTACTTATATGAAGGAAATAAAGTAGCTTTACATACTGTTACTGAAAAGCTAATACGAAAATGGCTACTAATTGGCTCAAATAGAAAAGTGGTTGATTGGATTTTCTTTGGCAGGGTATTGTTTGATCGAAATGAGTTTCTTCATAAATTAAAAATTGAATTACAGGAGTTCCCGTTTAGTGGACGAAAGATCAAAACAGGCATTCAATTTTCCAAGTTAATTCGACGTTATTTAGAAGGTAAAGAATATTTTGATAAGGGAAGCTACTTAGATGCTTATAATCATGTTGTAGATTCGTTACATCATCTGGGACGTTTGTCCATTATCGATAGCGGGCTTTATCCTGAAGTAACTGTTTGGGCACAAGTGAGAAAAATTGAGCCAGCGATTTATAAATTATATGAAGAGCTTGTTTCGAGTAATGAACCGATAGAAAAACGCTTAGAGCTATTGTTTTTAGCAAGTGAATTTTTGATACACTCTCGTACTAGAGACGGTGCCCAGCATATATTAGAAGTAATGGAATCTAAAGAGACTTGGACCATTCAAGAGTTGCATGATCATCATGAGCTTGTGAATTACTCGGTTGATTTAGAGGTGTTTGTTGAATATCTGGTGGACAAAGGCTACATTCTTGTCGAACCGATCGCTGCAAAAAGTGAAATGATATTTCATCGACATTACAAGGTGAATAAAGAGGCTCTGGAAATGGAGTAA
- a CDS encoding TerD family protein: MVNLSKIELTKKGQFVNLTKSQNQEIGEILVNLNWNQRTERNSGGFLSSLFGTNSKGGIDLDLGCLYEMTDGSKSCVQALGNAFGSLHSAPFIELDGDDRTGMSSSGENLRINGNKVRDIKRVLVYTFIYEGVANWAEADGIATINYGTGPSIEVRLSEHRNGKNMCAIAMIENVNNETFKVERLVEYFKGHQDMDKAYNWGLSWRSGRK, from the coding sequence ATGGTAAATTTAAGTAAAATTGAATTAACTAAAAAAGGTCAATTCGTTAACTTAACAAAATCACAAAATCAAGAGATTGGTGAAATTTTAGTCAATTTAAACTGGAATCAGAGAACTGAAAGAAATTCAGGTGGCTTTTTATCTTCTTTATTCGGCACCAATTCTAAAGGAGGGATTGATTTAGATTTAGGATGCTTATATGAAATGACAGATGGTAGTAAAAGTTGTGTTCAGGCTCTTGGTAATGCTTTTGGTAGTTTGCATTCTGCCCCTTTTATTGAGCTAGATGGTGATGATCGCACTGGTATGTCAAGCAGCGGTGAGAATTTACGCATTAATGGAAACAAGGTAAGAGACATTAAACGAGTGCTAGTTTATACATTTATCTATGAGGGTGTAGCAAATTGGGCTGAAGCCGATGGGATTGCGACAATCAACTACGGAACAGGTCCTAGCATTGAAGTTCGTTTAAGCGAACATCGTAATGGTAAAAATATGTGTGCAATAGCTATGATTGAAAATGTGAACAATGAAACATTTAAAGTTGAACGACTTGTTGAATATTTTAAGGGACATCAAGATATGGACAAAGCCTACAATTGGGGGCTATCATGGCGTTCAGGTAGAAAATAA
- a CDS encoding FUSC family protein produces MKLGARVFKTGVAIVLALFIAELLNLSSPVFAGIAAIFAIQPSIYRSYQTIVEQVQANIIGATIAVIFGLLFGHHVVAVGIAVITAIGIMLKFKLEKSLSLALVTVVAIMEIQGDDFLTFGLFRFITILVGVLAAFVVNLVFLPPKYEVKLFRKIYFLQDDIIRWTRLAVRQASEHTSTKGALSKFKNRMLRVDTLYDFYKEERNYLKHKKYVKVRKLVVYRQMILTSKKSLELLQRLHNHENELAQLPTQFHLMIQERLDFLLTYHEQLLLKYTGKLKPEHSEWSKNIDYIQRNELMEIFIKQITYAHEEGDTEFSSYHLLYILSRILDYEENLEHLDTLIVSYQSYHGHEINVELEDEFI; encoded by the coding sequence ATGAAATTAGGTGCCCGTGTATTCAAAACTGGTGTTGCCATCGTGCTAGCACTCTTTATTGCGGAGTTGCTAAATCTCTCTTCTCCAGTTTTTGCTGGAATTGCAGCGATTTTTGCCATTCAGCCATCGATTTATCGATCCTATCAAACGATTGTTGAGCAAGTACAAGCAAATATTATAGGAGCTACCATCGCAGTCATTTTTGGCTTGCTTTTTGGTCACCATGTAGTAGCTGTTGGCATTGCAGTTATCACTGCCATCGGTATAATGTTGAAATTTAAACTTGAAAAATCGTTGTCACTAGCGCTCGTAACAGTTGTTGCCATAATGGAAATTCAAGGAGATGACTTCCTGACGTTCGGTCTTTTTCGCTTTATTACCATATTAGTTGGGGTGTTAGCGGCCTTTGTTGTTAACCTAGTCTTTTTACCTCCAAAGTATGAGGTAAAGCTTTTCCGTAAGATTTACTTTTTACAAGACGATATTATTCGATGGACACGACTTGCTGTCCGTCAGGCTTCTGAACATACATCTACAAAGGGAGCATTAAGTAAATTTAAAAACCGTATGTTAAGAGTTGATACATTGTATGATTTCTATAAGGAAGAACGCAATTACCTCAAACATAAAAAGTATGTTAAAGTGCGTAAGCTAGTGGTCTATCGTCAAATGATTTTAACATCTAAAAAAAGTTTAGAATTGCTGCAACGTTTGCATAATCATGAAAACGAATTGGCCCAGCTACCAACACAATTTCACTTAATGATTCAGGAGCGACTGGACTTTTTACTTACGTATCATGAACAGCTGCTATTAAAATATACAGGAAAGTTAAAGCCCGAGCATTCTGAGTGGAGTAAAAACATCGACTATATTCAACGTAATGAACTGATGGAAATTTTTATCAAACAAATAACCTATGCACATGAGGAAGGCGATACGGAATTTTCGAGCTATCACCTACTTTATATTTTATCCCGTATACTAGACTACGAAGAAAACTTAGAGCATCTGGATACGCTTATTGTGTCCTATCAAAGCTATCATGGGCATGAGATTAATGTGGAGCTAGAAGATGAGTTTATATAA
- the perR gene encoding peroxide-responsive transcriptional repressor PerR, with product MSATHLQDALDTLKTTGVRITPQRHAILEYLIQSMAHPTADEIYKALEGRFPNMSVATVYNNLRVFREVGLVKELTYGDASSRFDFVTNDHYHMICECCGKIVDFHYPGLDEIEHFASQVTGFDVHTHRLEIYGTCPSCKGVSAKVQ from the coding sequence ATGTCTGCAACGCATTTACAGGATGCCCTTGACACGTTAAAAACAACTGGTGTACGTATTACTCCTCAGCGTCATGCTATTTTGGAATATTTAATACAATCAATGGCACATCCAACTGCCGATGAAATTTATAAAGCACTTGAAGGAAGATTTCCCAATATGAGTGTAGCAACTGTTTATAATAACCTTCGTGTATTTCGTGAGGTCGGTTTAGTGAAAGAACTTACCTATGGTGATGCTTCGAGTCGCTTTGATTTCGTTACAAACGATCATTATCACATGATTTGTGAATGTTGTGGAAAAATAGTCGACTTCCATTATCCTGGTCTCGATGAAATTGAACATTTTGCATCACAAGTAACAGGCTTTGATGTGCATACGCATCGTTTAGAGATATACGGCACTTGTCCATCATGTAAAGGTGTATCTGCAAAAGTACAATAA
- a CDS encoding D-2-hydroxyacid dehydrogenase, giving the protein MRIYFTFEPRTDLREPLVAEFPQVDFIFETGISIEELQRADVLVTYGEDLNKENMNYTTNLKWIFVASAGVEKMPAQAIMERNILVSNVRGIHKTPMAESMLAHILAIKRALPWIYEQQKKSEWSKKAKQSELRDSTALILGPGAIGSEVGRLLQAFGVTTIGCNRSGKEAAYMDNIVCFDQLIEALPKADIVISVLPKTDETTHLLNLEHFKAMKSNAIFMNFGRGNLVEEDTLIQAIQAGEIGYAVLDVFEQEPLAADHPLWSLPNVIVSPHISSHSSRYVERSLEIFKPSLEKWLRGEKDLENVMDLSRGY; this is encoded by the coding sequence ATGAGAATTTATTTTACATTTGAACCAAGAACTGATTTACGTGAGCCGTTAGTGGCCGAGTTTCCACAGGTTGATTTTATTTTTGAGACTGGCATATCCATTGAGGAGTTGCAAAGAGCAGATGTACTTGTTACATATGGTGAGGATTTAAATAAGGAAAATATGAATTACACCACAAATCTGAAGTGGATTTTTGTAGCCTCGGCTGGAGTTGAAAAAATGCCAGCTCAAGCTATTATGGAACGAAATATTTTAGTTTCAAATGTGCGTGGTATTCATAAAACGCCAATGGCAGAATCGATGCTTGCTCATATTTTAGCTATTAAACGTGCGCTACCATGGATATATGAGCAGCAGAAGAAAAGTGAATGGTCAAAAAAAGCAAAGCAATCAGAATTACGAGACAGTACAGCTCTTATTCTAGGGCCAGGTGCTATTGGCTCAGAGGTAGGTCGTTTATTACAGGCCTTTGGTGTAACAACTATTGGCTGTAACCGTTCAGGGAAAGAAGCTGCTTATATGGATAACATAGTGTGTTTTGACCAATTAATAGAAGCTTTACCTAAGGCTGATATTGTCATTTCTGTATTACCTAAAACGGATGAGACAACGCACCTCTTAAATCTAGAGCATTTTAAAGCAATGAAAAGTAATGCTATCTTTATGAATTTTGGTCGTGGCAACTTAGTAGAGGAAGATACTTTAATTCAAGCCATTCAAGCAGGTGAAATTGGCTATGCTGTTTTAGACGTATTTGAGCAGGAGCCTTTAGCGGCAGATCATCCATTATGGTCCTTACCAAATGTTATTGTATCTCCACATATTTCAAGTCATTCTTCACGATATGTTGAACGTAGCTTAGAAATTTTTAAACCAAGTTTAGAGAAATGGTTACGTGGTGAGAAGGATTTAGAAAATGTGATGGATTTATCAAGAGGCTATTAA